GGATTGGCTATGAcgtacaataaaaatattttgctagCACGTGATAATTACcttattttttcctttgttttcttcACACATCCTCTCATATTTGACATTGAGAATACTCTTCATGACACTGTTGTCTGTTTGATGAATAAGTTCACTACCTTTTTGAAAGGGGCAAACTTGGTGGAAATGACGTCACAGCTGAGAATTGTTTTgcgaaaaaaaaatagattttcaaaattttactttataaagtttgaaAACTAACAAAGCTGTGcgcattacattttatatgtttctgtcttttcattttatttaatttttctgttttgtctaTCTGTATTTGTAAATTTGGTTTTAAggatttacaaataaatttggacacaatgaatattaaaaacgtttgtgtttattttcctcCTTGTTCAATATAGATTTAAACgtgtaataattaatatttttatgatcgatttaaatattttaatgtaaatttggGACAAGGCTAAAACAATCAAATCTATGCAAAAACGCAATTTAAACGATGCAAAACACCCCcgatatgaataaataatatccTCTACGTCTCAGTTCACATtcgcttgaaaaaaaaaaactacaggtCCCATCAGCCCCACAGTTCTCGCAAGGCCTGACGGGAAAGGTTGCCCGTGCCCTTGTCCTATCAGCCGCGTACTGTCTGACTTGACTGCCTGTGTGGACAGGGAAGCCGAGGCTTGTGCATTGCAGTGTTGTAAAGGTCGGGTCGCTTCTCCGTGGTAAAAATGATGGCAGCAAGGTTTCTCCTTCGTCGCGCGGTCCCTGCGCTGAGACACGTGCGTTGTTATGCCGACGCGCCCGCCACTCAGATGTCCTTCACTTTCGCATCGCCGACACAGGTACTGACGCTCCGGCCTCAGGCCTACACGGTCTGCTAACACGCTAATCACCGGCTATAAttatttcagtaatattataTGTCCTATATGTCATGTTTTACATTCAGCTTATCATGGATGTAGTCTTTATTGTAGCTACAgtttgatttgtgtgtgtgcgcgcgtgctAACGTACATACGTGGGTCAACTTTTCAGTGTGTAAAACTAATGTAGTATAGATTATTATTTCGCATCTACAACTAATGCATTTAATGTAACGCTATACAATGTTTACACTGTAAATATaaaggtttttgttttgttttctggcTTGCAAAACATGGACAAAAGTTTGAATGACTTTAGCAGACTGTTAGCATTGCCACCGATCACCTTGACTTGTTGTTTGACAGTTCAGGGTTAAGATCAATTAAATGTCTTGGAACAGCTGATGAATTATGTCATTTCTTCATGAAATTATGAACCATCAAATTTTAAATCGCAcataatattgttatattggcGTTATAGTGGCAGTGCAAGTAACCGTCACACAGTCTTTACgacattaaatgttttgttcacaCTCATGGAAAACTTGGAAATATCAgggtattttaaaattattcccaaaaagaaaaaataaataaattaagctTTGAAAGTCAAGGACTTTTCTATAATAAATTAGTGAtggatattaaagggatagttcacccaaaaatgaaaatcctgtcataatttactcaccctcaagttgttccaaacctgtatgaatttctttcttctgctgaacacaaaagaagatatttggaagaatgtcagtaaccaaacagatctcgccccccattgactaccatagtatttattttttccttctaTGGTAGTAAATGAGGGCAagatgtaggctatttaatatatttgctTGTGGAATTGAAGGGCATATTTGTTAACCATATAAAAATGTGATTAGTAGAAATTGCCATTTATGTTATACGGATGTGTATTTTAAAGAATCTTAGAAATAAATAGTAACTTAAtatgataaaatgaaaaatagtaTGGGTGGTCCGATTGATTGTCTACCGATCGCTACTGGCCTTTTGTATTTTGCAGCCCCCACATTTTAATCTAGTTTTCTTAGTCCTTGGTTAATTATTGAGTatagtaaaagaaaaaagaaaaaatgtattcagTAATCATAAGTAATTGGAAATGGACATGGTTCTGTGATCACTGTCACTAGGCAGATGATGTGGGAACCCTGAGTTTAGCAGAACTATTTTTTGAAAGTagaattgattgattgataaaTGTGGTTTGTATTTAGTAACCATTTTAGCTAATGCTTAAAGCAACTTACAGTACACCATCCTCAAACTCAGTTCACCTGGTGCATTGAAGCTTGTTATGCCTTTTGCAGGTGTTCTTCAAGGAAGCCAGCGTAAAACAGATTGACGTCCCAACACTGACAGGCGCCTTTGGTATCCTGCCAGCCCACGTCCCCACACTGCAGGTGCTCCGGCCCGGCGTAGTCACCGTCTTCAATGACGATGGTTCCTCTGCTAAGTATTTTGGTGAGTTCTAGCTGCAGTAGAAGTATGCGTTTTGCCGTAGCATTCAGATGTGTGATTCTCTAGTGCTTTTTCAACAACCATTATAAAAACTCTTGATTCCATTTATTCATAAAAAGCCTTGGTTCCATTTATTTTCTCAATAGGGATTTCACAAAATTCCAAACCAATCAGATCTGAGATGAATTGCATTATTTGAGTTGAAGCAGAAAGAATGTGCAATGCTGACAGTGATTTTCCGTAAGGATAATTTCAGCATTATGCGTAGTGTAGGATTATTCTCCCATCATGGTTATGCATAGTGTAGTActttcattaaacatttatgatgaatatttatttatttaagtaatgtaaaaatggtttctacaaaagTGTATATCATTATATAACAACCTTGGAGCAAATGGTAGATATCAATTTATGTAGATTTTTATCTTTCAGTTTATAgatttctcattttctcatctcattttacattcacatttaatCAGTTGGCAGATGCACGGATAAATGCAATAGAACAAAggtacaaatgaaataaacagtgctttatgttTGTCAGGTAAGTCTGACaagtacagaaattgaataatcaaatataaattaaCACTGAATAGtcttcttcactgtataaatttataattcatctttgttaaagcaacaaaagtgattttctctttgtcttttgttgtctGATTAACAATAGACACCGCAGCAGACAGataacacagacagcagcaggtttataaggctgctgtcacttttttCACGACCGGCTCAAAGCCGTGACAAATGAGTGGAGGACATAGTGAAGTTGGTTGCaagaataaacatttattaacataaatagaaaaatatataaaacatgatCATCTGTAATGTCTGTCTGGTGCATGGATGttcaaacataaaaaacaaatactcCAAAACAAATAACAAAGTGAAACTAAGTAACAAACAAAAGCCAAAATCAAATGCAAGGCAACCAGGAATACACTTGCTCAACACTAACACAGCCTAAGGTTTTATAGAGGGAAGAACAGGTGTACATCAGTCTGTTGATGAGCCTTCTAGCCACACCCACTTGCCGGCCGTAGCAGGAAGAGTAGGAGACCCGTCACACTTTAAGGCCAAATGTACGGATCCAAATTGAGTTCCAAATTGAAGTCTCTTTCTCATCTTCTTGCATTTGAATGCTTTAAACTGACTTGAAtgtttaaagagttagttcaccaaaaatgaaaataatgtcattaattactcaccctcatgtcgttccacacccgtaggacctctgttcatcttcggaacacaaattaagatatttttgataaaatccgatggctcagtgaggcctgcattgagagcaaggtaacttagactttcaaatgcccagaaaggtaataaaaacagatataaaacagttcatgtgactacagtggttcaaccttaatgttatgaagcgacaagaatactttttgtgcgaaataacgactttattcaacaatatctatcaCTCATCACTGaactaaacactgcttcatgaagctttgaagctttacgaatcttttgttttaaatcagtggATTGGagtgcatatcaaactgccaaagtcacgtgaaccattgaaatttcgaaacgcttATGAAgcaacgaagcctcgtttactgaaatcacatgactttggcagtttgagataatttgatacacgctccgatccactgatttgaaacaaaagattcgtaaagcttcatgaagcagtgtttagttcagtgacgagtgctagatattgttgaataaagtcgttattttgttttttttggtgcacaaaaagtattctcgtcacttcataacattaaggttgaaccactgtagtcacatgaactgttttaaatatgtctttagtacctttctgggcatttgaaagtttaAGTTAccttgctctcaatgcaggcctcactgagccatcagatttgatcaaaaatattttaatttgtgttctgaagatgaacaaaggtcttacgggtgtggaacgacatgagggtgagtaattaatgacagaattttcatttttgggtcaactaaccctttaaactaaaaggacttaaaaacacatgcaactGATaaacagacaaggcttaaacctagtcccagactaaaaggcatattttagctgttttaactaaaagcaacttgcaatgacatcttaaaatatgtccgtgcctttgttttgttttgttttgttttctcaagATGCAGACCTGGAGGCATATTACAGAAAGATCCTAACTTTAGAGTCCTATCTTATCTGTTTGGTAACCATGGCAATTTCAGTTAGGACCTCATTTAGGACAAAAGCTATTACAGAATGACATCTCCTGTCCTGActtcaaaattatttgaaaGCCAACTGTAAAAATCACATAATAATAGGCATGTCTGAGAATggcattacatttattaatgataCAAGATGAAGAACAACATTTGATGGTGAGAAAAACGTTTTGAACACCCAAATGCTGTCGCACTTTGACGACCAAACACTGATAAATAATTACAGACTCCCATGAAATATAGTGATAGGATTTGCCTTTTTCAACCAAGCTTATCAAAACTTTTCTTTCTGTAGCACTTGATTAAAAGCACACCTATTGTGTATCTCCATTTTAATCTCTAGCGTTTACTTCACAACAGCTGCTTGTGTGTTGGTTGCTTGGTAACAGACCTGACAGTTGATTACCAAACTCGATGGAGCAGTTTAAGATTTTGTAACTACAGATAAGATGATATTTTTTAAGATAGGATAAGAATCCTAAAT
The DNA window shown above is from Ctenopharyngodon idella isolate HZGC_01 chromosome 10, HZGC01, whole genome shotgun sequence and carries:
- the atp5f1d gene encoding ATP synthase subunit delta, mitochondrial, with the translated sequence MMAARFLLRRAVPALRHVRCYADAPATQMSFTFASPTQVFFKEASVKQIDVPTLTGAFGILPAHVPTLQVLRPGVVTVFNDDGSSAKYFVSSGSVTVNADSSVQLLAEEAVPLDDLDLAAAKANLEKAQSELMGASDEAARAEVLISIEANEAIVKALE